A single genomic interval of Juglans regia cultivar Chandler chromosome 1, Walnut 2.0, whole genome shotgun sequence harbors:
- the LOC108996341 gene encoding serine carboxypeptidase-like 45 isoform X2 — translation MIMKFQQWIMVIGVICTSFFQTLIPVESLPVAHKIKSLPGQPQVTFQQFAGFITIDEQQQRALFYYFVEAEGNPASKPLVLWLNGGPGCSSIGAGAFIEHGPFRPSGNNLVKNEYSWNKEANMLYLESPAGVGFSYSSNESFYSYVDDEITAHDSLLFLKLWFAKFPEYQNRDFFIAGESYGGHYVPQLAHLIVHSNVKFKLKGIAIGNPLLEFATDFNAPDEYYWSHGLISDAVYSLLRKYCNSSQIIREAINGFLSPACAAVYTQRSRELSRSIDTYYVIGDVCVQAPGQSQVEALYHPLKSRFETLSYFHSLSDASSQQPVRQSKEDVCAQENTAKYLNRKDVQQALHARLVGVPKWVLCSKVPKYDARDREIPTIPVVGSLVRSGIRALVYSGDQDSVIPFTGTRTLVHGLAMELGLKTTVPYRAWFEGKQVGGWTQVYGKMELSFASIRGASHTAPASQPERSLKLFKGFIAGKALPAT, via the exons ATGATCATGAAGTTTCAGCAATGGATCATGGTCATCGGCGTAATCTGTACGTCGTTCTTCCAAACCCTCATTCCAGTGGAGTCTCTTCCCGTAGCTCACAAAATCAAAAGTCTGCCTGGCCAGCCACAGGTCACTTTCCAACAATTTGCTGGTTTCATCACCATTGATGAACAGCAACAGAGGGCTCTTTTTTACTACTTTGTTGAAGCTGAAGGAAACCCTGCCTCAAAGCCTCTTGTTCTCTGGCTAAATGGAG GGCCTGGTTGTTCATCTATTGGAGCTGGAGCTTTTATTGAGCACGGACCCTTTAGACCAAGTGGAAATAATCTTGTCAAGAACGAGTATAGTTGGAATAAAG AGGCAAATATGCTGTACCTGGAGTCACCAGCTGGAGTTGGTTTTTCTTACTCATCTAATGAATCATTTTACAGCTATGTGGACGATGAGATTACAG CACATGACAGTCTCTTGTTCCTGAAACTCTGGTTTGCCAAGTTTCCAGAATACCAAAACAGAGATTTTTTTATCGCAGGAGAGAGCTATGGCG GTCATTATGTTCCACAACTTGCACATCTCATTGTTCACTCCAATGTGAAGTTCAAATTGAAGGGGATCGCT ATAGGGAATCCTCTTCTGGAATTCGCCACTGATTTCAATGCGCCGGACGAGTATTACTGGTCTCATGGCTTGATATCTGATGCTGTTTATAGCCTTCTCCGTAAATATTGCAACAGTTCTCAGATAATACGAGAGGCCATAAATGGCTTTCTCTCTCCCGCCTGTGCTGCTGTATATACCCAACGTTCAAGAGAACTTTCTCGGTCAATCGATACATACTATGTCATTGGTGATGTTTGTGTGCAGGCACCTGGTCAATCTCAGGTGGAGGCTCTGTATCACCCTCTAAAATCTAGATTTGAGACTTTGTCATATTTTCATTCACTCTCAGATGCTTCCAGTCAACAG CCAGTTAGGCAGAGCAAGGAAGATGTCTGCGCTCAAGAAAATACAGCCAAGTATTTGAACAGGAAAGATGTGCAGCAGGCTCTCCATGCCCGGCTCGTTGGAGTCCCAAAATGGGTTTTATGCAGCAA GGTTCCAAAATATGATGCCAGAGACCGAGAGATACCTACGATTCCTGTCGTAGGATCACTTGTCAGGTCTGGCATCCGGGCATTGGTTTACAG TGGAGATCAGGATTCAGTTATCCCATTTACCGGGACTCGGACACTCGTGCATGGATTAGCAATGGAGTTGGGACTGAAAACAACTGTACCTTACAGAGCTTGGTTTGAAGGAAAACAG GTCGGTGGTTGGACACAGGTATATGGAAAGATGGAGCTATCCTTTGCCAGCATAAGAGGAGCTTCTCACACAGCTCCTGCCTCTCAACCAGAGAGATCATTAAAGCTCTTTAAGGGGTTTATTGCAGGCAAAGCACTGCCAGCAACATGA
- the LOC108996129 gene encoding serine carboxypeptidase-like 45, with amino-acid sequence MFHLCLILTIFLNTPQLYKNNSSVSNQIKDRASSDSDLTLPSLSMIMKFQQWIMVMGVICASFFQTLIPVESLPVAHKIKSQPGQQQVSFQQFAGFITIDEQQQRALFYYFVEAEGNPASKPLVLWLNGRPGCSSNYAGTTASLPRESHQIRQSNEDEDKSKSYPHQSFVAQANMLYLESPAGVGFSYSSNKSFYSYVDDEITTSRNTLSTSTRPSQLILTSQVILHIRLPHQHFQRQSQSSPMQ; translated from the exons ATGTTTCACTTGTGCTTGATTTTGACAATCTTCCTTAATACCCCCCAGCTCTATAAGAATAACAGTTCTGTTTCAAACCAAATTAAAGATCGGGCGAGCTCAGATTCTGATCTcactcttccatctctctccaTGATCATGAAGTTTCAGCAATGGATCATGGTCATGGGCGTAATCTGTGCGTCGTTCTTCCAAACTCTAATTCCAGTGGAATCTCTTCCCGTAGCTCACAAAATCAAAAGTCAGCCTGGCCAGCAACAGGTCAGTTTCCAACAATTTGCTGGCTTCATCACCATTGATGAACAGCAACAGAGAGCTCTTTTTTACTACTTTGTTGAAGCTGAAGGAAACCCTGCTTCAAAGCCTCTTGTTCTCTGGCTAAATGGAA GGCCTGGTTGTTCATCTAATTATGCGGGAACCACAGCATCTCTGCCAAGAGAATCTCACCAGATTAGACAAAGCAACGAGGATGAGGATAAGTCGAAGTCTTATCCACATCAGTCCTTTGTAGCAC AAGCAAATATGCTGTACCTGGAGTCACCAGCTGGAGTTGGCTTTTCTTACTcatctaataaatcattttacaGCTATGTGGACGATGAGATTACAACTAGTCGAAACACCCTCTCCACCTCCACCCGACCCTCCCAGCTTATCCTCACGTCTCAAGTGATTCTTCACATACGGCTACCTCACCAACACTTTCAACGTCAAAGTCAGTCCAGCCCAATGCAGTAG
- the LOC108996308 gene encoding protein DOG1-like 3: MSVLPNGDHDRQSFHRFFEHWIVEQNKYLQDLTSASKQHKRAKTNTTIAAESTQTEETRVPDKPHLRPLINRVILNYEKYYQAKSRCAKQDAVVMLTPPWTSALENAFMWIGGWRPSMAFQLLYSKSGLQLEDQIFSFIQGLSIGDLGDLSPRQLVQIDELQERTIREERKITEKMVKHQETVADRSMVQLSHLVTELMGNEEEEGRSTTDGGGLEERVGSVLELKAVGLENILLKADDLRLRTLKAILDILTPIQAVHFLIAASELHLRFHEWGKKEDASQHVTGGGN, from the coding sequence ATGTCCGTACTCCCAAATGGCGATCATGATCGCCAAAGCTTCCATAGATTTTTCGAGCACTGGATTGTGGAGCAAAATAAATACCTCCAGGACCTCACATCTGCCTCCAAACAGCACAAACGAGCAAAAACTAACACCACCATCGCAGCTGAATCAACCCAAACTGAGGAGACTCGGGTCCCAGACAAGCCTCACTTACGCCCCCTCATTAACAGAGTCATTCTGAATTACGAGAAATACTATCAGGCCAAGTCAAGGTGCGCCAAGCAAGATGCGGTAGTCATGCTGACACCCCCATGGACAAGCGCTCTCGAGAACGCATTCATGTGGATAGGAGGGTGGCGACCCAGTATGGCTTTTCAGTTGCTCTACTCCAAGTCCGGGCTGCAACTCGAGGACCAAATATTTAGTTTCATTCAAGGGTTGAGTATAGGCGATTTGGGCGATCTCTCACCGAGGCAACTCGTCCAGATTGACGAGCTGCAGGAGAGGACCATTAGGGAGGAGAGAAAGATCACGGAGAAAATGGTGAAGCATCAGGAAACGGTAGCGGACCGGTCGATGGTGCAGTTGTCGCACTTGGTGACGGAGTTGATGGGGAACGAGGAGGAGGAAGGAAGGAGTACTACTGATGGGGGTGGACTTGAGGAGAGAGTTGGGTCCGTTCTGGAGTTGAAGGCGGTGGGCTTGGAGAATATCTTGCTGAAGGCTGATGATCTACGTCTGAGAACTCTCAAAGCCATTCTTGATATTCTCACTCCAATCCAGGCTGTCCATTTCTTGATTGCTGCCTCAGAGTTACACCTGAGGTTTCATGAGTGGGGCAAGAAGGAGGATGCAAGTCAACATGTTACTGGTGGGGGGAACTGA
- the LOC108996341 gene encoding serine carboxypeptidase-like 45 isoform X1, producing the protein MIMKFQQWIMVIGVICTSFFQTLIPVESLPVAHKIKSLPGQPQVTFQQFAGFITIDEQQQRALFYYFVEAEGNPASKPLVLWLNGGPGCSSIGAGAFIEHGPFRPSGNNLVKNEYSWNKEANMLYLESPAGVGFSYSSNESFYSYVDDEITGELQLREDVYQITSLDMHRHFETDTWVCFSSAHDSLLFLKLWFAKFPEYQNRDFFIAGESYGGHYVPQLAHLIVHSNVKFKLKGIAIGNPLLEFATDFNAPDEYYWSHGLISDAVYSLLRKYCNSSQIIREAINGFLSPACAAVYTQRSRELSRSIDTYYVIGDVCVQAPGQSQVEALYHPLKSRFETLSYFHSLSDASSQQPVRQSKEDVCAQENTAKYLNRKDVQQALHARLVGVPKWVLCSKVPKYDARDREIPTIPVVGSLVRSGIRALVYSGDQDSVIPFTGTRTLVHGLAMELGLKTTVPYRAWFEGKQVGGWTQVYGKMELSFASIRGASHTAPASQPERSLKLFKGFIAGKALPAT; encoded by the exons ATGATCATGAAGTTTCAGCAATGGATCATGGTCATCGGCGTAATCTGTACGTCGTTCTTCCAAACCCTCATTCCAGTGGAGTCTCTTCCCGTAGCTCACAAAATCAAAAGTCTGCCTGGCCAGCCACAGGTCACTTTCCAACAATTTGCTGGTTTCATCACCATTGATGAACAGCAACAGAGGGCTCTTTTTTACTACTTTGTTGAAGCTGAAGGAAACCCTGCCTCAAAGCCTCTTGTTCTCTGGCTAAATGGAG GGCCTGGTTGTTCATCTATTGGAGCTGGAGCTTTTATTGAGCACGGACCCTTTAGACCAAGTGGAAATAATCTTGTCAAGAACGAGTATAGTTGGAATAAAG AGGCAAATATGCTGTACCTGGAGTCACCAGCTGGAGTTGGTTTTTCTTACTCATCTAATGAATCATTTTACAGCTATGTGGACGATGAGATTACAG GTGAATTACAGCTACGAGAGGATGTTTATCAAATAACAAGCTTAGACATGCATAGACATTTCGAAACTGACACTTGGGTCTGCTTTTCTTCAGCACATGACAGTCTCTTGTTCCTGAAACTCTGGTTTGCCAAGTTTCCAGAATACCAAAACAGAGATTTTTTTATCGCAGGAGAGAGCTATGGCG GTCATTATGTTCCACAACTTGCACATCTCATTGTTCACTCCAATGTGAAGTTCAAATTGAAGGGGATCGCT ATAGGGAATCCTCTTCTGGAATTCGCCACTGATTTCAATGCGCCGGACGAGTATTACTGGTCTCATGGCTTGATATCTGATGCTGTTTATAGCCTTCTCCGTAAATATTGCAACAGTTCTCAGATAATACGAGAGGCCATAAATGGCTTTCTCTCTCCCGCCTGTGCTGCTGTATATACCCAACGTTCAAGAGAACTTTCTCGGTCAATCGATACATACTATGTCATTGGTGATGTTTGTGTGCAGGCACCTGGTCAATCTCAGGTGGAGGCTCTGTATCACCCTCTAAAATCTAGATTTGAGACTTTGTCATATTTTCATTCACTCTCAGATGCTTCCAGTCAACAG CCAGTTAGGCAGAGCAAGGAAGATGTCTGCGCTCAAGAAAATACAGCCAAGTATTTGAACAGGAAAGATGTGCAGCAGGCTCTCCATGCCCGGCTCGTTGGAGTCCCAAAATGGGTTTTATGCAGCAA GGTTCCAAAATATGATGCCAGAGACCGAGAGATACCTACGATTCCTGTCGTAGGATCACTTGTCAGGTCTGGCATCCGGGCATTGGTTTACAG TGGAGATCAGGATTCAGTTATCCCATTTACCGGGACTCGGACACTCGTGCATGGATTAGCAATGGAGTTGGGACTGAAAACAACTGTACCTTACAGAGCTTGGTTTGAAGGAAAACAG GTCGGTGGTTGGACACAGGTATATGGAAAGATGGAGCTATCCTTTGCCAGCATAAGAGGAGCTTCTCACACAGCTCCTGCCTCTCAACCAGAGAGATCATTAAAGCTCTTTAAGGGGTTTATTGCAGGCAAAGCACTGCCAGCAACATGA